The proteins below are encoded in one region of Ostrea edulis chromosome 3, xbOstEdul1.1, whole genome shotgun sequence:
- the LOC125674238 gene encoding uncharacterized protein LOC125674238 yields the protein MASKLAVVALVMVGLTFSLWTVAMFTPGWLVISITDETYPQGMEGSFSIFYYRMCAASICKTGSLSSSQEGDSSNQIAKMPHFVEIQMEACFALILCGAGFIVLLINMKSVLPQSSRIVTGGILILLGVASESTLVGRMIDANIKVNNAFNVLLEMTSSGLLSYREDYRLGIQYSIIVASLGVITGIFSCLVVISLYCRNRNSSAEDHQVLEVYPSAADNY from the exons ATGGCTTCCAAACTGGCTGTTGTGGCCTTGGTGATGGTTGGTCTGACCTTTTCATTGTGGACGGTAGCCATGTTTACACCAGGGTGGCTAGTAATTTCCATTACTGACGAAACGTATCCACAGGGG ATGGAGGGATCGTTCAGTATATTTTATTATCGGATGTGTGCAGCTTCTATTTGCAAGACTGGCTCTCTGTCTTCATCTCAGGAGGGTGACTCGTCTAATCAAATAGCGAAAATGC cTCATTTCGTCGAGATCCAAATGGAAGCATGCTTCGCTCTCATCCTCTGTGGTGCTGGTTTCATAGTACTGCTGATAAATATGAAGTCTGTCCTTCCACAGTCCTCCAGGATTGTTACAGGGGGAATTCTGATCTTGCTGGGAG TGGCATCTGAATCCACACTCGTCGGTCGAATGATTGACGCTAACATCAAAGTGAACAACGCATTCAATGTGTTGCTTGAGATGACATCCTCAGGACTTCTATCATACCGCGAGGACTACCGTCTGGGAATTCAATACTCCATCATCGTTGCGTCACTCGGCGTCATCACCGGTATCTTCTCTTGCCTCGTTGTGATCTCTCTCTACTGCAGAAATCGGAACTCGTCAGCAGAGGACCATCAAGTGTTGGAGGTGTACCCCTCAGCTGCTGATAATTATTAA
- the LOC125674231 gene encoding uncharacterized protein LOC125674231 isoform X1, whose translation MSEESITENDLLLTERVELSDFLNPDPDSLNNPLDNETHVKIPLEYEATAQEESNRFPFEHGPQRLIPGLPPGKKYHVFISCSSSDIEETNKICEELEKRFFLRCMQFDRDFVPGKLLDDNIHAEMTKSVKVLICLSPTYVTSSWCMNEAYEAIQLSYSEGEKMKIIPVLLRPTEDVELPSVLKRYRYIDAQKEDDVPAKIMEAYYHSGAVDAIQMQEEQGLTAEEIKNQNGARLMSKTFLKQRPYLEKGYVFETESLTFNESEYLKTIHEKCEEQFEAAASFLANQRLLRFYKVFVITFFTMTAGAVLAAITVSSIITFSYAAVLFSGNEKMVSDTSIPLAMSLGLVAWPLSVFIIYLLRKKATDAIRRKLWHTVNKKYFRETKCLILYDDIVFREPCMMVIRYNTTPCQEYLAILLERKYFQLEDRKQYQLDDDEITIMAAERIEEKLEQLQSSGLLAHWFQLGVYDYNRHNTWLRKQCLCQMLEKDIVERKIPIINV comes from the exons ATGTCGGAGGAATCTATCACTGAAAACGACCTTTTATTAACAGAAAGGGTTGAACTAAGCGATTTTTTAAATCCTGATCCAGATAGTTTAAACAACCCGCTTGATAATGAGACTCATGTTAAAATTCCATTGGAATATGAAGCAACTGCACAAGAAGAAAGTAACCGCTTTCCGTTTGAACATGGTCCACAGCGATTGATTCCCGGATTGCCTCCGGGGAAAAAATATCATGTGTTTATTTCATGTTCCTCATCAGATATAGAGGAAACAAATAAGATATGTGAGGAGTTGGAGAAGAGGTTCTTCCTCAGGTGTATGCAGTTCGACAGAGATTTTGTGCCGGGAAAACTATTAGATGATAATATCCATGCCGAAATGACAAAAAGTGTGAAAGTTTTGATCTGTTTGAGTCCTACATACGTTACGAGTTCCTGGTGTATGAATGAGGCCTACGAAGCTATTCAGTTATCTTATTCCGAAGGGGagaaaatgaagataatacCTGTTTTGCTACGTCCAACTGAAGATGTTGAGCTTCCATCTGTTTTGAAGCGATATCGGTATATAGATGCACAAAAAGAAGATGACGTACCTGCAAAGATAATGGAAGCGTACTATCATTCAG GGGCAGTCGATGCAATTCAAATGCAAGAAGAACAAG GATTAACTGCAGAAGAAATCAAGAATCAGAACGGAGCACGTTTAATGTCGAAAACATTTCTAAAGCAACGGCCGTATTTAGAGAAAGGCTATGTTTTTGAGACAGAGTCCTTGACATTCAATGAGAGCGAGTATTTGAAAACAATACACGAAAAG TGTGAAGAACAATTTGAGGCAGCTGCTTCTTTTCTGGCAAACCAAAGGCTTCTAAGATTCTACAAGGTCTTCGTTATAACCTTTTTCACTATGACTGCGGGTGCAGTGTTGGCTGCTATAACAGTTTCATCGATAATAACATTCTCCTATGCTGCTGTTCTGTTTAGTGGAAATGAGAAGATGGTCTCCGACACAAGTATTCCATTGGCAATGTCTTTGGGGCTTGTAGCATGGCCTCTATCtgttttcataatttatttattgcGAAAAAAG GCGACAGATGCTATACGAAGGAAGTTATGGCACACAGTCAACAAAAAGTACTTTCGGGAAACAAAATGTCTCATATTGTATGATGACATAGTCTTCCGAGAACCTTGT ATGATGGTCATTCGCTACAATACAACACCATGTCAG GAGTATCTAGCTATTCTCCTCGAAAGAAAATACTTCCAGCTAGAAGACAGGAAACAATACCAACTGGATGATGACGAAATTACG ATTATGGCTGCAGAAAGAATCGAGGAGAAATTGGAGCAATTACAAAGTTCTGGGCTTTTGGCACACTGGTTCCAGCTGGGTGTATACGATTACAATCGCCATAACACTTGGCTACGAAAACAATGTCTCTGTCAGATGCTGGAGAAAGATATCGTTGAAAGGAAAATACCGATAATTAATGTGTGA
- the LOC125674231 gene encoding uncharacterized protein LOC125674231 isoform X3, with amino-acid sequence MSEESITENDLLLTERVELSDFLNPDPDSLNNPLDNETHVKIPLEYEATAQEESNRFPFEHGPQRLIPGLPPGKKYHVFISCSSSDIEETNKICEELEKRFFLRCMQFDRDFVPGKLLDDNIHAEMTKSVKVLICLSPTYVTSSWCMNEAYEAIQLSYSEGEKMKIIPVLLRPTEDVELPSVLKRYRYIDAQKEDDVPAKIMEAYYHSGAVDAIQMQEEQGLTAEEIKNQNGARLMSKTFLKQRPYLEKGYVFETESLTFNESEYLKTIHEKMMVIRYNTTPCQEYLAILLERKYFQLEDRKQYQLDDDEITIMAAERIEEKLEQLQSSGLLAHWFQLGVYDYNRHNTWLRKQCLCQMLEKDIVERKIPIINV; translated from the exons ATGTCGGAGGAATCTATCACTGAAAACGACCTTTTATTAACAGAAAGGGTTGAACTAAGCGATTTTTTAAATCCTGATCCAGATAGTTTAAACAACCCGCTTGATAATGAGACTCATGTTAAAATTCCATTGGAATATGAAGCAACTGCACAAGAAGAAAGTAACCGCTTTCCGTTTGAACATGGTCCACAGCGATTGATTCCCGGATTGCCTCCGGGGAAAAAATATCATGTGTTTATTTCATGTTCCTCATCAGATATAGAGGAAACAAATAAGATATGTGAGGAGTTGGAGAAGAGGTTCTTCCTCAGGTGTATGCAGTTCGACAGAGATTTTGTGCCGGGAAAACTATTAGATGATAATATCCATGCCGAAATGACAAAAAGTGTGAAAGTTTTGATCTGTTTGAGTCCTACATACGTTACGAGTTCCTGGTGTATGAATGAGGCCTACGAAGCTATTCAGTTATCTTATTCCGAAGGGGagaaaatgaagataatacCTGTTTTGCTACGTCCAACTGAAGATGTTGAGCTTCCATCTGTTTTGAAGCGATATCGGTATATAGATGCACAAAAAGAAGATGACGTACCTGCAAAGATAATGGAAGCGTACTATCATTCAG GGGCAGTCGATGCAATTCAAATGCAAGAAGAACAAG GATTAACTGCAGAAGAAATCAAGAATCAGAACGGAGCACGTTTAATGTCGAAAACATTTCTAAAGCAACGGCCGTATTTAGAGAAAGGCTATGTTTTTGAGACAGAGTCCTTGACATTCAATGAGAGCGAGTATTTGAAAACAATACACGAAAAG ATGATGGTCATTCGCTACAATACAACACCATGTCAG GAGTATCTAGCTATTCTCCTCGAAAGAAAATACTTCCAGCTAGAAGACAGGAAACAATACCAACTGGATGATGACGAAATTACG ATTATGGCTGCAGAAAGAATCGAGGAGAAATTGGAGCAATTACAAAGTTCTGGGCTTTTGGCACACTGGTTCCAGCTGGGTGTATACGATTACAATCGCCATAACACTTGGCTACGAAAACAATGTCTCTGTCAGATGCTGGAGAAAGATATCGTTGAAAGGAAAATACCGATAATTAATGTGTGA
- the LOC125674231 gene encoding uncharacterized protein LOC125674231 isoform X2 yields MSEESITENDLLLTERVELSDFLNPDPDSLNNPLDNETHVKIPLEYEATAQEESNRFPFEHGPQRLIPGLPPGKKYHVFISCSSSDIEETNKICEELEKRFFLRCMQFDRDFVPGKLLDDNIHAEMTKSVKVLICLSPTYVTSSWCMNEAYEAIQLSYSEGEKMKIIPVLLRPTEDVELPSVLKRYRYIDAQKEDDVPAKIMEAYYHSGAVDAIQMQEEQGLTAEEIKNQNGARLMSKTFLKQRPYLEKGYVFETESLTFNESEYLKTIHEKATDAIRRKLWHTVNKKYFRETKCLILYDDIVFREPCMMVIRYNTTPCQEYLAILLERKYFQLEDRKQYQLDDDEITIMAAERIEEKLEQLQSSGLLAHWFQLGVYDYNRHNTWLRKQCLCQMLEKDIVERKIPIINV; encoded by the exons ATGTCGGAGGAATCTATCACTGAAAACGACCTTTTATTAACAGAAAGGGTTGAACTAAGCGATTTTTTAAATCCTGATCCAGATAGTTTAAACAACCCGCTTGATAATGAGACTCATGTTAAAATTCCATTGGAATATGAAGCAACTGCACAAGAAGAAAGTAACCGCTTTCCGTTTGAACATGGTCCACAGCGATTGATTCCCGGATTGCCTCCGGGGAAAAAATATCATGTGTTTATTTCATGTTCCTCATCAGATATAGAGGAAACAAATAAGATATGTGAGGAGTTGGAGAAGAGGTTCTTCCTCAGGTGTATGCAGTTCGACAGAGATTTTGTGCCGGGAAAACTATTAGATGATAATATCCATGCCGAAATGACAAAAAGTGTGAAAGTTTTGATCTGTTTGAGTCCTACATACGTTACGAGTTCCTGGTGTATGAATGAGGCCTACGAAGCTATTCAGTTATCTTATTCCGAAGGGGagaaaatgaagataatacCTGTTTTGCTACGTCCAACTGAAGATGTTGAGCTTCCATCTGTTTTGAAGCGATATCGGTATATAGATGCACAAAAAGAAGATGACGTACCTGCAAAGATAATGGAAGCGTACTATCATTCAG GGGCAGTCGATGCAATTCAAATGCAAGAAGAACAAG GATTAACTGCAGAAGAAATCAAGAATCAGAACGGAGCACGTTTAATGTCGAAAACATTTCTAAAGCAACGGCCGTATTTAGAGAAAGGCTATGTTTTTGAGACAGAGTCCTTGACATTCAATGAGAGCGAGTATTTGAAAACAATACACGAAAAG GCGACAGATGCTATACGAAGGAAGTTATGGCACACAGTCAACAAAAAGTACTTTCGGGAAACAAAATGTCTCATATTGTATGATGACATAGTCTTCCGAGAACCTTGT ATGATGGTCATTCGCTACAATACAACACCATGTCAG GAGTATCTAGCTATTCTCCTCGAAAGAAAATACTTCCAGCTAGAAGACAGGAAACAATACCAACTGGATGATGACGAAATTACG ATTATGGCTGCAGAAAGAATCGAGGAGAAATTGGAGCAATTACAAAGTTCTGGGCTTTTGGCACACTGGTTCCAGCTGGGTGTATACGATTACAATCGCCATAACACTTGGCTACGAAAACAATGTCTCTGTCAGATGCTGGAGAAAGATATCGTTGAAAGGAAAATACCGATAATTAATGTGTGA
- the LOC125677427 gene encoding proprotein convertase subtilisin/kexin type 5-like isoform X1, producing the protein MQSKMDVFLYVVLSCLAKIAIGICLPSEVTLYRKGLCLKECPWETYMFRQICYEECPVNTNVNVTELGKFCTVDHEFECQRISCPNDFPLCYKMNCLKTCPKYTFQFLNNCVIECPSSHAFKISHDCEEPCLAGKCLELCPPSHPFVFQSIRSKHCLQQCPNYTYEDIASKSCQSKCPMHSPFLFNKTCLKTCPESHSFVSTVESMYNSISKCSNSCPSDTVIDGDYCVSACPRGKHLFNNTCVVTCPTSHPLMFPNTIKSVSPIKTLGKSDFICVDSCNLGSNFVHRYNVEYNNFCIDSCPKESYYAYNGSCLTECPPSSKYNIVFERYFPCIESCPVNTFVSHETNCRRSCPSDENFLYNKSCHINCPSEANYRKLDSRLSHYDCHEKCPKNNMVFNYTACVSECPDEAKYESNGTCVAKCRGELKFGLSTVSFYYRNHYSCLSECPPKYFVLGNECVENCPSVTKYIFNNTCHEACPSDYNFKQIVGSHHTCIAGCPSEEFIYNDSICVASCPPEAKYQYNKTCVTTCSKPMKYKLSNSTTIRVNWYNKKTVYHHYCLEDCPTNTNYYEDACVMECPSQANYLFNRSCYTGCPAPYNYSFLSGKHNVCCDECPQNTYTYNATLCLSACPADKNFEFNNTCYNKCPDSNEFIFQESSHFKCMDNCISNSLLTLNKTCLKQCPQEAKFQDDGHCVQDCKDDRRKYKFRNFTVVSYNQKAYHYYCLEACPAKTLELNFTCVTQCSQDTLELGKTCVQSCPSDRPLNYTTNAGKHSCQHSCPYRTYTFERKCFDRCPHGFRTHLFTCTHECPTSHPYTDILTQRCLSTCENNFVITNNYVCDKKCPHDKQYIEKKRCVKSCRNRNSLLQIAKQGIFCHDQCPHHLLLMENKGTCVEKCPSDKFIVGSTCRDIYKCPNHKYLEHTNVGKRCTNKCSSEFFLDGVHCVKECPPEKVIVNAMCAEECPSSHPLIYKDFTASTPRATCYVQCPDGKAANGSTCIEEDTCHSAKHFTYEHVCYEACPMLTGIREDYTCFSLTKYIGYTISFLIITLILIGILYALTCFTGKKSKEKKGMEGAMIKTHFQLTSSNKDREKNKKYVIRFKKEEKENIEILEVNTIVSDEKMENNEDVTELNDGYKPITFRRRKH; encoded by the exons ATGCAAAGTAAAATGGATGTTTTCCTGTACGTTGTTTTGTCGTGTTTAGCAAAG ATCGCCATCGGAATTTGTCTACCATCAGAGGTGACATTGTATAGAAAAGGTCTTTGCCTGAAGGAATGTCCATGGGAGACTTACATGTTTAGACAAATATGCTATGAAGAATGCCCGGTAAATACCAACGTTAATGTGACAGAATTGGGGAAATTTTGCACTGTTGATCATGAATTTGAATGCCAGCGCATTTCCTGCCCAAACGATTTCCCTCTTTGCTATAAAATGAATTGCTTGAAGACTTGTCCTAAATACACGTTTCAGTTTCTGAATAATTGCGTAATAGAATGTCCAAGCTCGCACGCGTTTAAAATCTCACACGATTGTGAAGAGCCCTGTCTTGCAGGAAAGTGTTTGGAATTGTGTCCACCTTCTCATCCATTTGTATTTCAGTCAATCAGATCGAAACATTGCTTGCAACAATGTCCCAATTATACGTATGAAGATATAGCTAGCAAATCATGTCAGTCAAAATGTCCTATGCATTCACCATTTCTTTTCAATAAGACCTGTTTGAAAACTTGTCCCGAATCACACTCCTTTGTGTCAACAGTGGAATCAATGTATAACTCAATTTCGAAATGTTCCAACTCCTGTCCAAGTGATACTGTGATTGATGGGGATTACTGTGTCAGTGCCTGTCCAAGaggaaaacatttatttaacaACACATGTGTTGTGACATGTCCTACGTCACATCCTTTAATGTTTCCAAATACGATTAAATCCGTAAGTCCCATAAAAACCCTTGGGAAATCGGATTTCATATGTGTCGATTCTTGCAATTTGGGATCAAACTTTGTTCATCGGTACAATGTGGAATATAATAACTTCTGTATAGATTCCTGCCCAAAAGAGTCGTACTACGCTTATAACGGTTCGTGTCTGACAGAATGTCCCCCGTCAAGCAAgtataatattgtttttgaaagaTACTTCCCTTGTATTGAATCTTGTCCCGTTAATACGTTTGTTTCCCACGAAACCAACTGTAGACGGTCTTGTCCTTCTGATGAAAACTTCTTGTATAACAAAAGCTGTCATATCAATTGTCCATCAGAAGCAAATTATCGAAAGTTAGACAGCCGTTTATCTCACTACGATTGCCATGAAAAATGTCCTAAAAACAATATGGTGTTTAATTATACCGCATGTGTGTCTGAATGCCCTGACGAGGCAAAATATGAAAGCAATGGAACATGTGTTGCAAAGTGCCGGGGAGAGCTAAAGTTTGGGCTAAGTACCGTTTCATTTTACTATAGAAATCATTATTCTTGTCTTAGTGAATGTCCACCAAAGTATTTTGTGTTGGGAAATGAATGCGTTGAAAACTGCCCCTCGGTcacaaaatacattttcaataatACTTGCCACGAAGCATGTCCATCTGACTACAACTTTAAACAGATCGTTGGAAGTCATCACACATGTATTGCAGGATGCCCATCAGAGGAATTTATTTACAATGATTCTATCTGCGTTGCTTCCTGTCCACCTGaagcaaaatatcaatataataaaacGTGTGTCACAACATGCTCAAAACCAATGAAATATAAGTTAAGCAATTCTACAACCATACGTGTTAATTGGTACAATAAAAAAACTGTATATCACCATTATTGTCTGGAAGATTGCCCAACGAACACAAACTACTATGAAGATGCATGTGTAATGGAATGTCCGAGTCAAGCTAATTACCTTTTTAATAGATCGTGTTATACGGGGTGTCCTGCACCATATAACTACAGCTTTTTAAGTGGGAAACACAATGTCTGCTGTGATGAATGTCCACAAAACACATATACCTACAATGCTACTTTGTGTCTTTCGGCATGTCCTGCGGATAAAAATTTCGAATTCAACAACACATGTTACAATAAGTGCCCCGATTCCAACGAGTTCATATTTCAAGAGAGTTCCCATTTCAAATGTATGGATAATTGCATTTCGAATTCGTTACTGACTCTGAATAAAACATGTTTGAAGCAGTGTCCCCAGGAGGCCAAATTCCAGGACGATGGCCATTGTGTTCAAGATTGTAAAGACGACAGacgaaaatataaatttagaaaCTTTACGGTGGTATCCTATAACCAGAAGGCTTACCATTACTATTGTTTGGAAGCATGTCCGGCGAAAACTTTAGAGTTAAACTTTACATGTGTAACACAATGTTCTCAAGATACACTCGAATTGGGCAAAACATGTGTTCAATCGTGTCCAAGTGATAGGCCACTGAATTACACAACAAATGCTGGGAAacattcttgtcaacattcaTGTCCATATAGAACATACACGTTTGAAAGGAAATGCTTTGATCGTTGTCCACATGGTTTTCGAACGCATCTTTTCACTTGTACACATGAATGTCCGACTTCACATCCATACACTGATATCCTGACCCAAAGGTGTTTAAGCACttgtgaaaataattttgtaataactAATAACTATGTATGTGATAAAAAATGCCCACACGATAAACAATACATAGAGAAAAAAAGATGTGTGAAATCTTGCAGAAATCGGAATTCATTATTGCAGATTGCAAAGCAAGGAATATTTTGTCATGATCAATGTCCTCATCATTTGCTTCTGATGGAAAACAAAGGGACCTGTGTAGAAAAATGTCCTTCTGATAAGTTTATAGTTGGGAGTACGTGCCGAGATATTTATAAATGTCCAAATCATAAGTATCTGGAACATACTAATGTTGGCAAGAGATGCACAAATAAATGTTCATCAGAATTTTTCTTGGATGGAGTGCATTGTGTCAAGGAATGTCCACCAGAAAAAGTAATTGTTAACGCAATGTGCGCAGAAGAATGCCCTTCGAGTCACCCGTTAATTTATAAGGATTTCACAGCCTCGACACCACGTGCAACATGTTATGTTCAATGTCCGGATGGAAAAGCCGCGAATGGGTCGACATGTATTGAAGAAGATACTTGCCACTCAGCGAAGCATTTCACATATGAACACGTTTGTTATGAAGCATGCCCCATGTTGACAGGAATAAGGGAAGACTATACATGTTTTTCTTTGACAAAGTATATAGGATATACAATATCATTCCTTATTATCACATTAATACTGATTGGTATCCTCTATGCTTTGACATGTTTCACTGGCAAAAAATCCAAAGAGAAAAAAGGAATGGAAGGTGCAATGATAAAAACTCATTTTCAG TTAACGTCTAGCAACAAAGATAGAGAGAAAAACAAAAAGTATGTCATCAGATTTAAAAAGGAAGAAAAGGAAAACATCGAGATTCTTGAAGTAAATACTATTGTCAGTGATGAAAAGATGGAAAACAATGAGGATGTAACGGAGCTAAACGATGGATATAAACCCATTACTTTTCGAAGACGTAAACATTGA
- the LOC125677427 gene encoding proprotein convertase subtilisin/kexin type 5-like isoform X2: protein MKNARSCYTGCPAPYNYSFLSGKHNVCCDECPQNTYTYNATLCLSACPADKNFEFNNTCYNKCPDSNEFIFQESSHFKCMDNCISNSLLTLNKTCLKQCPQEAKFQDDGHCVQDCKDDRRKYKFRNFTVVSYNQKAYHYYCLEACPAKTLELNFTCVTQCSQDTLELGKTCVQSCPSDRPLNYTTNAGKHSCQHSCPYRTYTFERKCFDRCPHGFRTHLFTCTHECPTSHPYTDILTQRCLSTCENNFVITNNYVCDKKCPHDKQYIEKKRCVKSCRNRNSLLQIAKQGIFCHDQCPHHLLLMENKGTCVEKCPSDKFIVGSTCRDIYKCPNHKYLEHTNVGKRCTNKCSSEFFLDGVHCVKECPPEKVIVNAMCAEECPSSHPLIYKDFTASTPRATCYVQCPDGKAANGSTCIEEDTCHSAKHFTYEHVCYEACPMLTGIREDYTCFSLTKYIGYTISFLIITLILIGILYALTCFTGKKSKEKKGMEGAMIKTHFQLTSSNKDREKNKKYVIRFKKEEKENIEILEVNTIVSDEKMENNEDVTELNDGYKPITFRRRKH, encoded by the exons ATGAAGAATGCCCG ATCGTGTTATACGGGGTGTCCTGCACCATATAACTACAGCTTTTTAAGTGGGAAACACAATGTCTGCTGTGATGAATGTCCACAAAACACATATACCTACAATGCTACTTTGTGTCTTTCGGCATGTCCTGCGGATAAAAATTTCGAATTCAACAACACATGTTACAATAAGTGCCCCGATTCCAACGAGTTCATATTTCAAGAGAGTTCCCATTTCAAATGTATGGATAATTGCATTTCGAATTCGTTACTGACTCTGAATAAAACATGTTTGAAGCAGTGTCCCCAGGAGGCCAAATTCCAGGACGATGGCCATTGTGTTCAAGATTGTAAAGACGACAGacgaaaatataaatttagaaaCTTTACGGTGGTATCCTATAACCAGAAGGCTTACCATTACTATTGTTTGGAAGCATGTCCGGCGAAAACTTTAGAGTTAAACTTTACATGTGTAACACAATGTTCTCAAGATACACTCGAATTGGGCAAAACATGTGTTCAATCGTGTCCAAGTGATAGGCCACTGAATTACACAACAAATGCTGGGAAacattcttgtcaacattcaTGTCCATATAGAACATACACGTTTGAAAGGAAATGCTTTGATCGTTGTCCACATGGTTTTCGAACGCATCTTTTCACTTGTACACATGAATGTCCGACTTCACATCCATACACTGATATCCTGACCCAAAGGTGTTTAAGCACttgtgaaaataattttgtaataactAATAACTATGTATGTGATAAAAAATGCCCACACGATAAACAATACATAGAGAAAAAAAGATGTGTGAAATCTTGCAGAAATCGGAATTCATTATTGCAGATTGCAAAGCAAGGAATATTTTGTCATGATCAATGTCCTCATCATTTGCTTCTGATGGAAAACAAAGGGACCTGTGTAGAAAAATGTCCTTCTGATAAGTTTATAGTTGGGAGTACGTGCCGAGATATTTATAAATGTCCAAATCATAAGTATCTGGAACATACTAATGTTGGCAAGAGATGCACAAATAAATGTTCATCAGAATTTTTCTTGGATGGAGTGCATTGTGTCAAGGAATGTCCACCAGAAAAAGTAATTGTTAACGCAATGTGCGCAGAAGAATGCCCTTCGAGTCACCCGTTAATTTATAAGGATTTCACAGCCTCGACACCACGTGCAACATGTTATGTTCAATGTCCGGATGGAAAAGCCGCGAATGGGTCGACATGTATTGAAGAAGATACTTGCCACTCAGCGAAGCATTTCACATATGAACACGTTTGTTATGAAGCATGCCCCATGTTGACAGGAATAAGGGAAGACTATACATGTTTTTCTTTGACAAAGTATATAGGATATACAATATCATTCCTTATTATCACATTAATACTGATTGGTATCCTCTATGCTTTGACATGTTTCACTGGCAAAAAATCCAAAGAGAAAAAAGGAATGGAAGGTGCAATGATAAAAACTCATTTTCAG TTAACGTCTAGCAACAAAGATAGAGAGAAAAACAAAAAGTATGTCATCAGATTTAAAAAGGAAGAAAAGGAAAACATCGAGATTCTTGAAGTAAATACTATTGTCAGTGATGAAAAGATGGAAAACAATGAGGATGTAACGGAGCTAAACGATGGATATAAACCCATTACTTTTCGAAGACGTAAACATTGA